GATCCACCGACTGTCAAAGCTGTTTCGGTATCGCGTTGAAAATCTTAAGTCCACCGCACCCTCCGTGCACGCGTGCCGGCAGCTTGCCCGTTCGTATCCGATAAGACTGCGCAAGTGGTGCAATGGTTCAAATCACCGGCCGTGACGGGATCGGCAAGGACGGGTTGTTCCTTGATTGGATTGATGAATTGGCTGCGAACCGGCGCGGTAGGACGACCGGTCGCTTTGTTGCGTAGGCAAGGCGCCGGCGTCAGTGCATGTGGCCACTGTTTCTGTCGAAGATGACGGCTTCGAGCCAGGCATGCGCCTGGTCGCTCTCCGGCTGATTCGCGAGCACCATCATGACGATCCATTTGAAGCGCTCAAGGGTGAACTCATCCAGCTCGAGCGCCATGGCGCGCTCGATGATGATTTCACGCGTGGCCGCATCGATGGCCTTGTGCAGCTCGAGCGCGAGCAGGAAGCCGCGGCAGTGGCGGTCCAGCTTCGCCAGCTCGGGCGCCGAGTAGACGCGCTGGGATCCGCTCGATGCAATCCCGCCTGAATCCGGGGCGACATGCCGCTGTGCCAGATTCTCCAGCCAGAGGAAGGCCTTGTTGATTTCCATCTGTGCGAATCCCGCGCTGCGCAGCATCCCCTTCAGCGCGGATTCATCCTGTTCGACGGAACGATCCTCGTCGAGACAATGCTCGAACAGGTACATGAGGACATCGAGAGTGTTTTCTTTCACGTCATTTCCTTTCGTTCCGGCGCGCATAGATCCCGCCCGGCGCGGCGCTGATGTGGCCGGTCATTTCCAGCTCCAGCAATATGGGGCACAGGCGCTCGCTCGGCAGACGGGTGCGTTCGATCAGGCAATCGACTGTCGTAGGGGCATAATCGATTTGACGCAGAACGGCGGCCATTGTTTCATCCAAAGATGAATTTATCGCCGCGCCACACCGCGCATCATCCGGCATTGAAGGCTGGAATCCGATGGCGGCCGGGTGCAGCTCCTCCAGAATATCATGAATACTCTCGACCAGCTTGGCCCCGGCGCGGATGAGCGCGTGGCACCCGCGTGCGCAGGGATTGTGGATGGAGCCCGGGATGGCGAAGACCTCCCGTCCCTGTTCCAGTGCGTACCGCGCAGTGATGAGCGAGCCGCTCCGCAGGGCGGCCTCGACGACGAGTACCCCGCGGCTCAGACCGCTGATGATACGGTTTCTGCGCGGAAATGAATCCGGCAGCGGCGGACTGCCGAGAGGAAATTCCGAGACGAGGGCGCCGGTGCGACGGATCTCCGCAGCCAGCTTCTCATGCCGGACCGGGTATACCCGGTCCAGGCCCGTCCCGGCAACGGCGATGGTGATGCCACCCGCCGCCAGCGCGCCGCGATGGGCGGCGGCGTCAATGCCGGCCGCCAGTCCGCTGGTCACCGCAAGGCCGTGGCGGGCGAGCTCGAGGGCGAACTCGTGCGCCAGATCGAGACCCGCCGGCGTCGGATTTCGGCTGCCCACCACGGCGACCTGCGGCAATGACAGGCAGACGGGATCACCCTGTATGAACAGTACCGGCGGCGGATCATGGACCTCCCTCAACCAGGGTGGATACCCTGGCGCATGCAGGGTCAGCGCATGGTGTCCTGGCTGGGCGATCCAGCGCAGATCATTTTCGACATCGGACCACGCCGGCCTTTCAAAGTATCGTACCGACTCGGTTGGCAACTGCACGGTTGAGGCAAGTTCGCGGGGCGGTAACTGAAAGACCGCGCGGGGGGAGCCAAGACGCTGGAGCAGCTCGCGAAAACGCACCGGGCCAATGCCCGGCGCGCGCAGCAAGGCGAGCCAGTAGGCGATCTCATCCATGTCGGCGGCGCCGTGGCGCCGAAGTCCATCCCTGTGTCCCGGCGGTTGCCCGTCAGGGGTTGTCTACGGTGTCGAGTATGCGCAGATCACGCGTCGCCTCCATGACGAGCGCGTAACTGATATTATCGAACAGCCGTACGATCATCAACGTACCGGCGCGTTCATTGGGCAGTTTCACCATACGGTCGCCGCCGTTCGCGGCGCCGACCGTGTCCCGCACCACCTCACCGGTCCGGTAGACCGCCAGCACATGGCCTTTCTCCAGGCCATCCACCCTGCCGCGGTTGATGACCACGGTCTGCAGGCGGCCGATTCGGGAGACGCCGTCGAGCACCGATATGATCTGGCCGTCCACATCGGACTGCGGTGCGCGCGGAGTGAAGTACTGGTCCAGTTCCTCATCCAGGGGGGCGAGCAGGCGATCCCCTTTCAGGACCTCGCGATTGGCACGGGTGATCAGCAGCGTGCTGGGGTCACCGGTCGCGGTGAGGTCCGCGCCGGCGACGTCGATGGCCTCGTACCCCAGGATCTGCTTGGGGTTTGCCGGATCGCGGTATACCTGGCCACGCCGCACAATATTATAGGAGTGAATATCGGTGTCCTGCTCCAGGCCGCGTGCATAGACCTTGTCGCCGGTCCCGCTGATCAGATGACCTTCCGAGGTCGCGACGATGTAGGGACTTGCCTCCAGTTCCTCGTCGCTGACGATGCGCGGATGAAGCAGAAACTGCTTTATGGCGTCGATCGGGATCGTGGGTATGGCGGTTTCCAGGGAGGAATACCGGGCGCCGGGAGTCAGCTTGACCGTCGGCAGCCCGCTTCGATCATCGCCGCGTCGCACGGTAAGTACTGGTTTCCCATCGATATATTCCAACTGTATGATGTCCCCTGGATAAATCAGGTGGGGATTCTCGATCGCCGGATTGATCTGCCAGAGTTCCGGCCAGAGCCAGGGGTCCTGCAGGAAACGGGAGGAGATGTCCCACAAGGTGTCGCCTTTCGCGACCACGTATTCATCCGGATGATCGGGCGCCAGCTTGACGGTATCGGCCGGCAGATTTGCGCTGAAGACCAGCGCAAACGGGAGTATCAATCGCAAAAACAGGTGTTTGTTTGACATCTGACTTGCCTTGTTAAATCATCACAGGGTTGTGGAAGCAGCGGGCATATTACACCAAGTACCGTAGTTATCGGCGTGGGTGGGCGGATATTAAGATGCCGCATGCCGGAAAACTATGGATTTCCCAGCGGTTCCGGGTAATACAGCATGGCAATACTTCACATTTTGCACTATCCAGACCCGCGCCTGCGCATCAAGGCCGAACCTGTCGAACAGGTGGACGACGAAGTGCGTCAAATGGTCGACGATATGCTGGAGACTATGTACGACGCGCCCGGCATCGGGCTCGCGGCGCCCCAGGTCAGCGTTAGCAAGCGCTTGATCGTGATTGATATCAGTGAGACGCGCGATGCGCCGGTATGCCTGATCAATCCGGTCATCCTGGCGCGCGAGGGGAGCGAGGTCATGGAGGAGGGATGCCTGTCCGTCCCCGGTATCTACGACACCGTGGAGCGGGCGGCCGCCATTCGGGTGCAGGCCGTCGGGCGGGACGGCGCGTCGTATGAAATGGAGGCGGACGGATTGCTCGCCGTCTGCATCCAGCATGAAATGGACCATCTCGAAGGGAAGCTGTTCGTGGATTACCTGACCGAGATGAAACGGCAGCGGATCAAGAAAAAGCTGGAAAAATACCGCCGCCGCACCCTGTAAGCGCGGCGCTCGCTGACATTGTCTCGGATCCCATGAAGCACGGCTTGCACATAGTCTTCGCCGGCACGCCGGAGTTCGCCGCTATACCGCTGGCGGCCCTGCTGGACGCAGGGTATGCGGTCCACTCTGTATTGACGCAGCCGGATCGTCCCGCCGGGCGCGGCCGCAAGCTGCAACCCGGTCCGGTCAAGCAACTGGCCAGCCAGCGCGGCCTGCCCGTCCATCAACCCGAGAGCTTGAAGGATCCGGAGATTCAGCGGATCCTCCGTGCGCTCGCGCCCGATCTCATGGTCGTTGTGGCATACGGTCTGATCCTGCCGGCGGCAGTGCTGGAGATTCCGCGCTTCGGCTGCATCAACATCCATGCCTCGCTGCTGCCGCGCTGGCGCGGGGCTGCGCCGATCCAGCGCGCCCTGCTGGCGGGGGATGTAGAGACTGGCATTACCATCATCCAGATGGATCGCGGTCTCGATACCGGAGCGATGCTGCATCGCGCCGTGTGTCCGATCGCGCCCGCAGAGACTGCGGGAAGCCTGCATGACAAACTGGCCGTGCTCGGAGCACATGCCGTTCTCGAGGTGATCGGCCGCATCGAGGACGGCACTGTATCAGGCATACCCCAGGACAGCAGCCAGGCCAGCTATGCCGCAAAGATCGACAAGGCGGAGGCGGAGCTGGACTGGTCGCGGCCGGCCGAAGAGCTGGAGCGCCGGGTGCGTGCCTTCAATCCCTGGCCGGTGACCTCGACAACGTTGCCGCCATATGGGCGGCTGCGTGTCTGGCGGACGCAGGTGCTCGCCTCCGCCGGTGCCGTGGCGGCGGCGGGCACCCTGCTGCATGCCGGCCGTGACGGCATTGACGTGGCGACCGGGTGCGGAGTACTGCGGTTGCTCGAGGTGCAGCTCGCGGGCGGCCGTCCAGTCTCCACGGGGGATTTCATCAATGCCCATGCCCTATCGGACGGCGTCATTCTTGGTGGCAATGCGACGCCGGCGGATTGAATGTATGCCGCGTGGCGGGTCGCCGTCATAACCAGAGGGCGCATGTGAGGCATGGACGCACGCCGCGCGGCAGTCACAGTGCTGGTGGAGGTGTTCGGCGCCGGCCGCTCGCTGAGCGCCAGTCTGCCCCCCGTGGTCCGCAAGGTGGAGGACCCGCGCGAGCGCGCACTGGTTCAGGATCTGTGTTACGGGGTGCTGCGCTGGTGGCCGCGGCTTGAGGCCGTTGCCGCTGTTCTCATGCGCAAGCCGCTGAAGGAACGCGATACCGATGTCCACTGCACCATACTCGCCGCCCTCTATCAGTTACTATACACACGGATTCCTCCTCATGCGGCGGTGGACGAGGCGGTGAACCTCGCCGCCGCCCTGGGCAAGCCGTGGGCGCGTTCGGTGATCAATGCCGTGCTGCGCCGTTTTCAGCGCGAGCGTGCGGAGGTTCTGGAGCGGGCGGACCGTGACGAGGCGGCGGCGCTGGCGCATCCGCGCTGGATGCTTGACCTCTTGCAGATGGCGTGGCCGGACGACTGGAGGCGCATCGCGCTGGCCGGCAACGAGCGCCCACCCATGCATCTGCGCGTAAACCGACGCCGCTGTGGACGGGATGAGTACCTGCGCGAGCTCGCCGCCGCCGGCATCGCCGCCTCCCCTCATCCGCATGGTGCGGAGGCGCTGGTGCTCGAGCACGCTTTTGATGTGGACTGCCTGCCCGGTTTCGCCGCCGGTCGAGTGTCGGTGCAGGACGCCGCGGCCCAACTGGCCGCCGTGCTGCTCGCGGCCCGGCCCGGTGAGCGCGTGCTGGACGTCTGTGCGGCGCCGGGAGGCAAGACGGCGCATATCCTCGAGTTGCAGCCCGGGCTCGAGTCGCTGCTCGCCCTGGACCTGGACGCAGTGAGGTTGCAGCGGGTGCAGGAGAATCTCGACCGCCTCGGCCTGGCCGCGACCCTGATGTGCGCCGATGCCGGTACGCCGGAGGACTGGTGGGACGGAATCCCGTTCGATCGCATCCTGCTCGACGCCCCCTGCTCGGGAACCGGGGTGATACGACGCCACCCGGACATCAAACGCCTGCGCCGGGAAGCGGACATCACGCCGCTGGTCGCGCAGCAGGAGCGCCTGCTCGAGGCCGCGTGGTCCGTGCTCAAGCCGGGCGGTATGCTCTTGTATTCGACTTGTTCTATCATTCCCGAGGAAAATGACGGACAGATTGCCCGATTTCTGGCGCGGCATCCTGACGCGGCCGTGCGACGGCTGGAAGCGCAATGGGGGAGGGCTTTGTCCGCCGGGAGGCAGATCCTCCCCGGCGAGGATGGTATGGATGGTTTCTATTATGCGTGTCTGGACAAGCTCCCCCATGCCTGAAGCTGCCGCGGCGCCATGAGCGTGCATCGTCACTGGGTCGTGGCCGCGCTGCTGTCGCTGTGCGCCGGTGTGGCGGCGGCGGATGACGCGACAACTGCGGACGTGGACGCCGCGCCCGGAGTGGTCGTGCGCGAGGCGCACACCGAGCTCAGGGATGACGTCTATTATCTCCACGCGAACATCGACTACCATTTCAGCCAGCCGGCACTCGAGGCCCTGGAGAAAGGCGTATCTCTCACAGTGGTGATGAGGATAGAGATACTGCAAGAACGCAGTTATCTGTGGAGCCGGAAGGTTGCCAGCCTGGAGCAGCGTTATCAGCTCAGTTTTCATGCGCTCAGCCAGCAGTACATGCTGCGCAATCTCAACAGCGGTTCGCAGTACATATTCCCGTCGTTCGACGCCGCACGGACCGTGCTCGGCACCGTCGTCGACCTGCCCGTCATCGACGGATACCTGCTCGAGGAGGGCGGGACCTACAGCGGGCGCCTGATGGCGGAGCTCGACGTCGACCAGCTGCCGGTGCCGCTGCGTCTGCTCGCGCTGGTGTCGAAGGACTGGCAATTGAACAGCGAGTGGTACACATGGCCGCTCTGAGGCTGCGTCAGCTGAGCGGGGGCACAGTGCCGATCCTGGCGCTGTTCGCCCTGCTGCTGGTCTCGCTTTACATGATGAGTGCCGCGACGCAGAATTCCGAGGAATTCGGCCGGCTCTACTTCAGCCTCCTGCTGATCAACATCCTGGGGCTGGTGGCCCTGGTCATCCTCATCGGCACCAACCTGGCGCGGCTGGTGCGCCAGTACCGCAAGGGGGCGGCCGGTTCCCGTCTTACTGTCCGGCTGGTGGTGATGTTTGTGATCCTCGCCCTGGTGCCGGTATCCCTGGTCTATTACTTCTCGCTCGGTTTCATCGAGCGCGGGATCGACAGCTGGTTCGACGTGCAGATCGAGGAGGCCTTCGACGACGCCCTCGAGCTCAGCCGCCTCTCCCTCGACGAGCGCAAGCGAGAATATCTGCGCCGTACCAAGCAGATCGGCACGGACCTGACTCTGGTGCCGGACGAGCAGTTGCCGCTCGTGCTGAACGACCTGCGGGTGCAGAACGACGTCTACGAGCTGACCGTGATGACGGCGGCCGGCAGCATCATCGGTTTCAGCAGCCTCAACCCGCTCGCGATCATGCCGAATCTTCCCCCTGACGCGGTGCTGCGCCAGGCCCGGCGCGGCGATACCTATATCAGCCTGGACCCGGTCGGAGACGACGAGCTTTACGTGCGCATCCTGATCGAACTTCCCGGTATGCGGCCGGTGCTGGAGACACGCCTGCTGCAGGCAATGTATCCCGTTTCCGGCCGCGTAAACGAGCTCACCGCCAGCGTTGAGGATGCCTCATCGCGCTACAAGCAGCTCGCCTATCTGCGCAAACCGCTCAAGTACAGCTTCATGCTGACACTGTCGCTGGTGCTGCTGCTCAGCCTGCTCTCGGCGGTGTGGGCGGCGTTCTTCTCGGCGCGCCGGCTGGTGGCGCCGGTGCGCGTGCTCGCCATCGGCACGCGCGCCGTGGCCGCCGGCGACTAC
Above is a window of Gammaproteobacteria bacterium DNA encoding:
- the dprA gene encoding DNA-protecting protein DprA; the encoded protein is MDEIAYWLALLRAPGIGPVRFRELLQRLGSPRAVFQLPPRELASTVQLPTESVRYFERPAWSDVENDLRWIAQPGHHALTLHAPGYPPWLREVHDPPPVLFIQGDPVCLSLPQVAVVGSRNPTPAGLDLAHEFALELARHGLAVTSGLAAGIDAAAHRGALAAGGITIAVAGTGLDRVYPVRHEKLAAEIRRTGALVSEFPLGSPPLPDSFPRRNRIISGLSRGVLVVEAALRSGSLITARYALEQGREVFAIPGSIHNPCARGCHALIRAGAKLVESIHDILEELHPAAIGFQPSMPDDARCGAAINSSLDETMAAVLRQIDYAPTTVDCLIERTRLPSERLCPILLELEMTGHISAAPGGIYARRNERK
- a CDS encoding LysM peptidoglycan-binding domain-containing protein, with amino-acid sequence MSNKHLFLRLILPFALVFSANLPADTVKLAPDHPDEYVVAKGDTLWDISSRFLQDPWLWPELWQINPAIENPHLIYPGDIIQLEYIDGKPVLTVRRGDDRSGLPTVKLTPGARYSSLETAIPTIPIDAIKQFLLHPRIVSDEELEASPYIVATSEGHLISGTGDKVYARGLEQDTDIHSYNIVRRGQVYRDPANPKQILGYEAIDVAGADLTATGDPSTLLITRANREVLKGDRLLAPLDEELDQYFTPRAPQSDVDGQIISVLDGVSRIGRLQTVVINRGRVDGLEKGHVLAVYRTGEVVRDTVGAANGGDRMVKLPNERAGTLMIVRLFDNISYALVMEATRDLRILDTVDNP
- the rsmB gene encoding 16S rRNA (cytosine(967)-C(5))-methyltransferase RsmB is translated as MDARRAAVTVLVEVFGAGRSLSASLPPVVRKVEDPRERALVQDLCYGVLRWWPRLEAVAAVLMRKPLKERDTDVHCTILAALYQLLYTRIPPHAAVDEAVNLAAALGKPWARSVINAVLRRFQRERAEVLERADRDEAAALAHPRWMLDLLQMAWPDDWRRIALAGNERPPMHLRVNRRRCGRDEYLRELAAAGIAASPHPHGAEALVLEHAFDVDCLPGFAAGRVSVQDAAAQLAAVLLAARPGERVLDVCAAPGGKTAHILELQPGLESLLALDLDAVRLQRVQENLDRLGLAATLMCADAGTPEDWWDGIPFDRILLDAPCSGTGVIRRHPDIKRLRREADITPLVAQQERLLEAAWSVLKPGGMLLYSTCSIIPEENDGQIARFLARHPDAAVRRLEAQWGRALSAGRQILPGEDGMDGFYYACLDKLPHA
- a CDS encoding methionyl-tRNA formyltransferase translates to MKHGLHIVFAGTPEFAAIPLAALLDAGYAVHSVLTQPDRPAGRGRKLQPGPVKQLASQRGLPVHQPESLKDPEIQRILRALAPDLMVVVAYGLILPAAVLEIPRFGCINIHASLLPRWRGAAPIQRALLAGDVETGITIIQMDRGLDTGAMLHRAVCPIAPAETAGSLHDKLAVLGAHAVLEVIGRIEDGTVSGIPQDSSQASYAAKIDKAEAELDWSRPAEELERRVRAFNPWPVTSTTLPPYGRLRVWRTQVLASAGAVAAAGTLLHAGRDGIDVATGCGVLRLLEVQLAGGRPVSTGDFINAHALSDGVILGGNATPAD
- a CDS encoding peptide deformylase; this encodes MAILHILHYPDPRLRIKAEPVEQVDDEVRQMVDDMLETMYDAPGIGLAAPQVSVSKRLIVIDISETRDAPVCLINPVILAREGSEVMEEGCLSVPGIYDTVERAAAIRVQAVGRDGASYEMEADGLLAVCIQHEMDHLEGKLFVDYLTEMKRQRIKKKLEKYRRRTL
- a CDS encoding DUF4390 domain-containing protein, with the translated sequence MSVHRHWVVAALLSLCAGVAAADDATTADVDAAPGVVVREAHTELRDDVYYLHANIDYHFSQPALEALEKGVSLTVVMRIEILQERSYLWSRKVASLEQRYQLSFHALSQQYMLRNLNSGSQYIFPSFDAARTVLGTVVDLPVIDGYLLEEGGTYSGRLMAELDVDQLPVPLRLLALVSKDWQLNSEWYTWPL
- a CDS encoding DUF494 domain-containing protein, whose amino-acid sequence is MKENTLDVLMYLFEHCLDEDRSVEQDESALKGMLRSAGFAQMEINKAFLWLENLAQRHVAPDSGGIASSGSQRVYSAPELAKLDRHCRGFLLALELHKAIDAATREIIIERAMALELDEFTLERFKWIVMMVLANQPESDQAHAWLEAVIFDRNSGHMH